In one window of Paraflavitalea soli DNA:
- a CDS encoding serine hydrolase domain-containing protein: MNRRTRLFIFNTLFLAVFIFLKGFGQAEKAETCINELMQQSKTVGLAVVVVKDNQLIYTHSFGYKDLESQTPLSDKDLFRIASISKSFTATSILQLVEAKKLKLDADVSDLLGIKVRNPLYPDKVITLKMILSHTSSVNDSQGYFTLDAINPDKNPNWAKCYNTYEPGAGYMYCNLNFNMAGTILEKTSGERFDQYVKHHILDPLGLYGGYCVDSLDQSRFATLYEYKADSGKFVAASGAYAARSVEVANYTMGYSTPVFSPTGGMKITATDLAKYMMMHMNQGKFSGKRIIRKKSARLMQSKIAEKEGYGLAIVTTDSLIAGKTMKGHTGSAYGLYSYMFFQPKEKFGFVVITNGYSSSIPGGLKPFVNCLYEYLVKDH; this comes from the coding sequence ATGAACCGGAGAACCCGTCTGTTTATTTTCAATACTCTTTTTCTTGCTGTTTTTATTTTCCTGAAAGGCTTTGGACAAGCCGAAAAGGCAGAAACCTGCATCAATGAACTGATGCAGCAGTCGAAAACCGTGGGCCTCGCTGTGGTGGTGGTGAAAGACAACCAACTCATCTATACGCATTCCTTTGGTTACAAAGACCTTGAAAGTCAAACACCGCTTAGTGATAAGGATCTGTTCCGGATCGCCTCGATCTCCAAATCATTTACTGCCACTTCTATTCTCCAACTGGTGGAAGCAAAGAAATTGAAGCTGGATGCTGATGTAAGTGATCTGTTAGGGATCAAGGTGCGTAACCCGCTGTACCCTGATAAGGTGATCACGCTGAAGATGATCCTTTCCCATACTTCAAGTGTCAACGACAGTCAGGGTTATTTCACGCTGGATGCGATCAATCCGGATAAAAATCCCAATTGGGCGAAATGTTACAATACGTATGAACCTGGCGCCGGGTATATGTATTGCAACCTCAACTTTAATATGGCCGGTACTATCCTGGAGAAAACATCAGGTGAACGCTTCGACCAGTATGTGAAACACCATATCCTGGATCCCCTGGGATTGTATGGAGGATATTGTGTAGACTCTTTGGATCAATCGCGGTTTGCCACCTTGTATGAGTACAAGGCAGATTCAGGAAAGTTTGTGGCTGCATCGGGTGCGTATGCGGCACGCAGCGTTGAGGTGGCCAATTACACCATGGGCTATAGTACCCCTGTATTTTCTCCCACGGGTGGTATGAAGATCACGGCTACAGACCTGGCGAAATATATGATGATGCACATGAACCAGGGCAAGTTTTCCGGAAAACGGATCATTCGTAAAAAGAGCGCCCGGCTGATGCAATCAAAGATTGCTGAGAAGGAAGGGTACGGGCTGGCCATCGTAACAACAGATTCACTGATTGCCGGCAAAACCATGAAGGGGCACACAGGATCAGCTTATGGATTATATAGTTATATGTTCTTTCAACCCAAAGAAAAGTTTGGTTTCGTTGTTATTACCAATGGCTATTCTTCTTCCATTCCCGGCGGATTGAAACCTTTTGTCAATTGCCTCTATGAATACCTGGTGAAAGACCACTAA
- a CDS encoding GNAT family N-acetyltransferase — protein MHFSIQAVLENDQAILEPLAEQDFDVLYALASDPKVWEQHPNKNRWKKDEFVNYFEGAMQSKGAYKIIDKASGKVAGGTRFYEYSPEGKSIAIGYTFYATKFWGTGINPSVKKLMLDYAFQFVDTVIFHVGATNLRSQIAIGRVGAVKVGEQSIAYHGEPPRLNFVYEIKKEDWLKG, from the coding sequence ATGCACTTCTCCATTCAAGCTGTTTTAGAAAATGACCAGGCGATCCTGGAGCCGCTGGCAGAACAGGATTTTGATGTTTTGTATGCATTGGCATCCGACCCCAAGGTATGGGAGCAACATCCGAATAAGAACCGTTGGAAAAAAGATGAATTTGTCAATTACTTCGAAGGGGCTATGCAAAGTAAGGGAGCCTACAAGATCATAGACAAGGCATCGGGGAAAGTAGCCGGAGGCACCCGCTTTTATGAATACAGTCCGGAAGGAAAGAGTATTGCCATCGGCTATACTTTTTATGCTACGAAGTTTTGGGGTACGGGCATCAATCCTTCGGTTAAAAAACTAATGCTGGATTATGCGTTTCAATTTGTGGATACGGTGATCTTTCACGTTGGCGCTACGAATCTCCGTTCACAGATCGCCATTGGCAGGGTAGGGGCTGTAAAAGTGGGCGAACAATCTATAGCCTATCATGGAGAACCGCCCAGGTTGAATTTTGTGTACGAGATCAAAAAGGAAGACTGGTTGAAAGGCTAA
- a CDS encoding AcvB/VirJ family lysyl-phosphatidylglycerol hydrolase, with amino-acid sequence MKYLLLILCLGTFTVSQAQTTSLPVKIMAGNDASKPIIFYATGDGGWTKFSLALVQSFNQAGYPVVALNSKDYFWKKKTPAKTAADVGALLSQYLQTWKREAVILVGYSFGADVTPFIQNYLDRNIAGKTTHMVLMLPYKSTDFEVHFSEMLGIARKDAWSVPDEINKVSKPILFVLGTEKDQFPLNALTIKNYSSITIDGGHHFDDKADKVAQQVLAWVK; translated from the coding sequence ATGAAGTATTTACTGTTAATACTCTGCCTTGGTACTTTTACCGTTAGCCAGGCGCAAACCACCTCCCTGCCGGTAAAGATCATGGCCGGCAATGATGCCTCCAAACCCATTATCTTTTATGCCACCGGTGATGGAGGCTGGACAAAGTTTTCGCTGGCCCTGGTACAATCATTCAACCAGGCCGGCTACCCCGTAGTAGCGCTTAACTCCAAAGATTATTTCTGGAAGAAAAAGACGCCTGCCAAAACAGCGGCCGATGTAGGCGCCCTCCTGAGCCAATACCTGCAGACCTGGAAACGCGAAGCAGTAATACTGGTTGGTTACTCCTTCGGCGCAGACGTGACCCCCTTTATCCAGAATTACCTGGACAGGAATATTGCGGGCAAAACCACCCACATGGTGTTAATGCTGCCCTATAAGTCTACCGATTTTGAAGTACATTTTTCTGAGATGCTGGGCATCGCCCGGAAAGATGCCTGGAGTGTGCCCGATGAGATCAACAAAGTGAGCAAACCCATCCTCTTTGTATTAGGTACAGAGAAGGATCAGTTTCCCCTGAATGCCCTCACCATCAAAAATTATAGCAGCATCACGATTGACGGCGGCCATCATTTTGATGACAAAGCCGATAAAGTGGCGCAGCAGGTATTGGCCTGGGTGAAGTAA
- a CDS encoding winged helix-turn-helix domain-containing protein, which yields MNQTILTRAQARKIILHAAGLSKPAQFGKGREAVYKLIDHLGYIQIDANAVVERAHHHTIASRVPDYKHEWLEELQADGRIFEFFTSDSGYQPMHNFRFSLPVKQGFAANRKALPQPEINLMNKVLDRIAREGPLTVKDFDNDRQVASTGWWDWRPSKIALERAYMDGRLMITRDKNFRKIYDLPINLIPDDIDTTLPTPQEFARHVILRELKALGIAYAKEIAWRARHVKGNLVKKELESLVKEGKICQVSVEGLKTGALYMLPAYKSKKINLSGDAFILSPFDVLNVFRHRLRDFFDFDYQIECFVPAPKRKYGYFSLPVLIGDTFVARMDSKADRKQKMLTIHNLHFEAVKLSKQAISQITAAIQAFAQFNQCQDIVIKKSNNKQYLTAIKRAF from the coding sequence ATGAACCAGACAATCCTTACCAGGGCGCAAGCCAGGAAGATCATACTCCATGCCGCCGGACTGTCTAAGCCTGCGCAGTTTGGAAAAGGACGGGAGGCCGTCTATAAACTGATCGATCACCTCGGTTATATTCAGATCGATGCCAATGCCGTCGTAGAGCGTGCTCATCATCATACTATTGCTTCCCGCGTGCCCGATTACAAACACGAATGGCTGGAAGAATTACAGGCCGATGGCCGCATCTTTGAATTCTTTACTTCCGACTCCGGCTACCAACCCATGCACAACTTCCGCTTTTCACTGCCCGTTAAGCAAGGTTTTGCCGCCAACAGAAAGGCCCTGCCCCAGCCCGAGATCAACCTTATGAACAAAGTGCTCGACCGGATTGCCCGCGAAGGCCCCCTCACTGTAAAGGACTTCGACAATGACCGCCAGGTGGCCAGTACAGGTTGGTGGGATTGGCGGCCCTCCAAGATCGCACTCGAAAGAGCCTATATGGATGGAAGACTGATGATCACGCGGGACAAAAACTTCCGGAAAATATATGACCTTCCGATCAACCTGATCCCAGACGACATCGACACTACCCTACCCACACCACAGGAATTTGCACGGCATGTTATCCTGCGCGAATTAAAAGCATTGGGTATCGCTTATGCAAAAGAGATCGCCTGGCGCGCCCGTCATGTGAAAGGTAACCTGGTGAAAAAAGAATTGGAAAGCCTCGTTAAAGAAGGTAAAATATGCCAGGTGTCAGTGGAAGGATTGAAAACGGGCGCGCTATACATGCTACCCGCTTATAAAAGTAAAAAGATCAACCTGTCTGGTGATGCTTTCATCCTTTCCCCCTTCGATGTATTGAATGTCTTCAGGCATCGCCTGCGGGACTTCTTCGACTTCGACTACCAGATAGAATGTTTTGTTCCTGCTCCCAAACGCAAATACGGCTATTTCTCTTTACCCGTATTGATAGGCGATACTTTTGTGGCCCGGATGGACTCCAAGGCCGATCGTAAACAAAAGATGCTGACCATTCACAACCTTCACTTCGAAGCCGTGAAACTAAGCAAGCAGGCCATCAGCCAGATCACAGCCGCCATTCAGGCTTTTGCCCAATTCAACCAATGCCAGGACATTGTTATCAAAAAATCAAACAACAAACAATACCTTACAGCCATTAAGCGTGCGTTCTGA
- a CDS encoding flippase-like domain-containing protein: protein MATSLQNKLRTFFQRAPKKELLAILVLLLAIVFFRSERKELSTILPQIHKANPWLVIAGLGMTIVYILFQSGIYRKSFASIGLRFSWARSILLFLKRNFISVFLPAGSISALAYAPSQIRKAGFSKTQVYQASALFGFAGLLTVVLAGLPIIILSALSLKHSQSGYAMAGIAIMILLVATLAWATRSFAQKGMLYRFFSRKFPATIPFLDDLFSANVNKKQFGGAVLYSMGVELCGILHIWLAMQALGIHASLIAAASAYIAAVLMMVVSPFLRGLGAVEISLVYILQQFGYSLEQSLAVMVLYRLFEFWLPLLAGIIAFAWKGRKLFLRMAPALLTFTLGMINIVSVVLPPVRSRLHILHQYLPVRAMHASNLLVLYIGLGLLITAAFLLRGLRSAWLIAVGLSFLSLVGHVTKALDYEEAIIAAITLLILLTTSGQYRSRSSYKWIRTGLQTALLSMSAVLLFGFLSFYFVDQRHFGVDFTWRQSLLHTLNSFLLVEDSGLHPVTRFGHEFIAIIRIAGFLTWAFLLLTLIIPYTKRQKTSESIRQRARFLLSQYGNSAMDYFKVYKDKLYFFSDLQEAFIAYRIAGGFAVVLEEPVCAEEHKTAVLQEFDQHCKKMGLKTAFYRVNEDSISYFRELKKKKLMIGQEGILELAKFSLEGRDKKSLRNGLNNLQKKGFTMAVHAAPHTPDLVQQLRRVSDNWLQFFTREEMIFAQGMFDEKELMLQDIITVSDAEGRIVAFLNIIPDYAEEECTYDLIRKTGDAPAAAADALILQLIEYARGKGKLFINLGMVPLTGLSQPDNTAEQILKMVSPRVRRFRRYDGLREFKEKYATFWENKYLLYEHDFDLFQLPNALRKVMRPVH from the coding sequence ATGGCCACCAGTCTCCAAAACAAACTACGCACCTTCTTCCAACGGGCTCCCAAAAAAGAACTCCTGGCGATTCTGGTGCTATTGCTGGCAATTGTTTTCTTTCGCAGCGAGCGCAAAGAATTAAGTACTATTCTTCCGCAGATCCACAAAGCCAACCCCTGGCTGGTAATCGCCGGCCTGGGCATGACCATCGTCTATATACTCTTCCAATCTGGCATCTACCGGAAAAGTTTTGCATCCATTGGCCTCCGGTTTTCCTGGGCCAGGTCTATCCTGCTGTTCCTGAAAAGGAATTTCATCAGCGTGTTCCTGCCCGCAGGCAGCATCAGTGCATTGGCCTATGCACCTTCCCAGATCCGTAAAGCAGGTTTTTCCAAAACACAGGTATACCAGGCAAGCGCGCTCTTTGGCTTTGCCGGTTTACTTACGGTGGTACTGGCAGGCTTGCCTATCATCATTTTATCAGCGCTTAGTTTAAAACATAGTCAATCAGGTTATGCCATGGCTGGCATAGCCATCATGATATTGCTGGTAGCCACACTGGCATGGGCTACCCGTTCTTTTGCACAAAAAGGAATGCTGTATCGTTTCTTCAGTCGTAAGTTTCCCGCTACAATTCCTTTCCTCGACGACCTGTTTTCTGCCAACGTCAACAAAAAACAATTTGGCGGAGCCGTCCTGTATTCCATGGGCGTTGAGCTGTGTGGTATCCTGCACATCTGGCTGGCGATGCAGGCGCTCGGCATTCACGCCTCTTTAATAGCAGCCGCCTCTGCTTATATAGCGGCGGTACTCATGATGGTGGTATCGCCCTTCTTACGCGGCCTGGGTGCGGTTGAAATTTCACTCGTTTACATCTTGCAGCAATTCGGCTATTCACTGGAACAGTCACTGGCAGTGATGGTATTGTACAGGCTTTTTGAATTCTGGCTGCCCCTGCTGGCCGGTATCATCGCCTTTGCCTGGAAGGGTAGAAAACTCTTCTTACGGATGGCCCCTGCCCTGCTCACTTTCACCCTGGGCATGATCAATATTGTCTCCGTGGTATTGCCCCCGGTACGGTCGCGCCTCCATATCCTGCATCAATACCTGCCTGTGCGGGCCATGCATGCCTCCAATTTATTGGTGCTCTATATTGGCCTGGGACTATTGATCACCGCTGCCTTCCTTTTGCGGGGCCTGCGCAGCGCCTGGCTCATTGCCGTAGGCTTGTCCTTCCTTTCGCTGGTAGGCCATGTTACCAAAGCACTGGATTATGAAGAAGCGATCATCGCAGCCATCACGCTGCTTATTTTGCTCACCACCAGTGGTCAATACCGCAGCAGGAGCAGCTATAAATGGATCAGAACAGGGTTACAAACGGCCTTGCTCAGTATGTCGGCGGTATTACTCTTTGGTTTTCTCAGTTTTTATTTTGTAGACCAACGACATTTTGGCGTAGACTTTACCTGGCGTCAGTCGCTCCTGCACACCTTAAATAGTTTTCTCCTGGTAGAAGACAGTGGCCTCCACCCCGTTACCCGCTTTGGTCATGAGTTTATAGCCATTATCCGCATTGCAGGTTTCCTTACCTGGGCCTTTTTATTGTTAACACTCATCATACCTTATACCAAAAGACAAAAGACCAGCGAATCAATCCGTCAACGCGCCAGATTCCTCCTTAGCCAATACGGCAACTCGGCCATGGACTATTTCAAAGTGTACAAGGATAAACTCTATTTCTTTTCCGACCTGCAGGAAGCATTCATTGCTTACCGCATTGCCGGTGGTTTTGCCGTTGTATTGGAAGAACCCGTTTGTGCTGAAGAACACAAAACAGCGGTATTGCAGGAGTTTGACCAGCATTGCAAAAAGATGGGATTGAAAACAGCTTTCTACCGGGTCAATGAGGACAGCATCTCCTATTTCAGGGAACTAAAGAAGAAGAAACTCATGATCGGTCAGGAAGGGATATTGGAGCTGGCTAAGTTCAGTCTCGAAGGGAGGGATAAAAAATCATTGCGTAATGGGCTCAACAATTTGCAGAAGAAAGGATTTACCATGGCTGTACATGCTGCACCGCATACCCCCGATCTTGTACAACAATTGAGAAGAGTATCGGATAATTGGCTGCAATTCTTTACGCGTGAAGAAATGATCTTTGCCCAGGGCATGTTTGATGAGAAGGAATTGATGCTGCAGGACATCATTACCGTATCGGATGCCGAAGGCAGGATCGTTGCCTTTCTTAATATTATACCCGATTATGCCGAAGAAGAATGTACCTACGACCTGATCCGCAAGACGGGCGATGCCCCGGCTGCGGCGGCTGATGCCCTGATCCTTCAACTGATCGAATACGCACGGGGCAAGGGAAAGTTATTCATCAACCTCGGCATGGTGCCGCTGACCGGGCTTTCCCAGCCCGACAACACGGCCGAACAAATATTGAAAATGGTCTCACCCAGGGTCAGGCGCTTCAGACGATATGATGGCCTGCGGGAGTTCAAGGAGAAGTATGCTACCTTTTGGGAAAACAAATACCTCCTGTATGAACATGACTTTGATCTTTTCCAGCTACCGAATGCCCTTAGAAAAGTAATGCGGCCGGTACACTAA
- a CDS encoding MFS transporter, which translates to MKMRSAEFIALSASTMMLTALGIDIMLPVLGVVRMHFGLRPESTSTAQIIGFFFMGQVAQLVFGVLSDRFGRLPILRIGFPLYITGGLAATFAPTLGLMFAARFVAGMGASAVFMTTIAGVRDRFVGDQMARTMSLIFTIFLFTPIVAPFLGLAILSVSSWQVVFLTPPLFAVIIFIWSLRLEESLPREQRSVLNWSIIGQSIRKVIGNQVFLRYTGITTLLFTALSSYVSSSEHIVGEIYGKPQLFAWIFAGIGVVMCVCTFMNAHFSSRFGARRTIRWLLFIYTLVGGLLLLYTFSFNDPPGMLLFFVAIALLMGINIAVEPNSSALALEPMGNMAGMAASLYGTSFFFIGASLGSVISHFMVKGVFPLVISFFVIGLIAVGLVFSDRRPLTREVS; encoded by the coding sequence ATGAAAATGAGATCGGCGGAATTTATTGCGCTGTCGGCCAGTACCATGATGCTTACAGCGCTGGGCATTGACATCATGCTTCCGGTATTGGGAGTGGTGCGGATGCATTTTGGGCTCAGGCCTGAGTCTACGTCCACTGCCCAGATCATTGGGTTCTTTTTCATGGGCCAGGTGGCCCAGCTTGTCTTCGGGGTACTGTCCGACCGTTTTGGACGGTTGCCGATCCTGCGGATAGGGTTTCCGCTTTATATTACCGGCGGGCTGGCAGCTACTTTTGCACCGACGCTGGGGCTTATGTTTGCGGCCCGGTTTGTGGCTGGCATGGGGGCCTCGGCAGTGTTCATGACCACCATTGCAGGTGTTCGTGACCGCTTTGTTGGTGACCAGATGGCCCGTACCATGTCATTGATCTTTACGATCTTTCTTTTTACACCGATCGTGGCGCCTTTTCTGGGATTGGCTATTTTGTCGGTCTCCTCCTGGCAGGTGGTATTCCTTACGCCTCCACTGTTTGCGGTGATCATCTTTATCTGGTCGCTCAGACTGGAGGAGTCGCTTCCCCGCGAACAACGCAGTGTGCTTAACTGGAGTATTATTGGTCAATCGATCCGGAAAGTGATCGGTAACCAGGTATTTCTCCGGTATACGGGCATCACAACACTCCTTTTTACGGCATTGAGTTCATACGTTTCCAGTTCAGAACATATTGTGGGAGAGATCTATGGCAAACCGCAATTATTCGCCTGGATCTTTGCAGGTATCGGCGTGGTGATGTGCGTTTGCACTTTTATGAATGCCCATTTTTCTTCCAGGTTTGGAGCAAGGCGAACCATCCGATGGTTGTTGTTTATTTACACGCTGGTAGGGGGCTTGCTATTATTGTATACGTTTAGCTTTAATGATCCGCCGGGCATGCTCTTATTCTTTGTGGCGATTGCCTTGCTGATGGGTATCAATATCGCGGTAGAACCTAATAGCAGTGCATTGGCACTGGAGCCGATGGGAAATATGGCTGGTATGGCGGCTTCCTTATACGGCACTTCTTTCTTTTTTATCGGGGCATCGCTGGGATCGGTGATCAGTCATTTTATGGTGAAGGGTGTTTTTCCGCTTGTCATCAGTTTTTTTGTTATTGGGCTGATCGCTGTAGGGCTGGTATTTAGTGATCGCCGGCCACTAACTAGGGAAGTTTCCTGA
- a CDS encoding GlxA family transcriptional regulator → MKHVSIIVPDNQTTLSSVACIVGAYEMFDLANEYWKENGRQEFIKTELVGVSKKADFHKGLVTVSPHTHIDDTPKTDLIIIPSLIRDYQKAMKGTQLLSDWVSKQYRNGAEIASMCSGAYMLAAAGLLNGKKCSTHWCYADNFRSLFPQVNLQPEKLITDENGIYTNGGGYSFLNLVIYLIEKYYDRPTAIYCSKLFQVEIDRQSQSPFIIFSAQKSHGDEIVMKAQEYIESRLDEKITIEDLSSKFAVGRRNFDRRFIKATGNTPTEYAQRVKIESAKRTLETTRKTINEVMYEVGYSDVKAFREVFRKITGISPLEYKNKYNKEAVV, encoded by the coding sequence ATGAAGCATGTCAGTATTATAGTTCCCGATAACCAAACTACCCTGAGCAGTGTTGCTTGTATAGTGGGCGCCTACGAAATGTTTGACCTGGCCAATGAATATTGGAAAGAAAACGGCAGGCAGGAATTCATTAAGACCGAACTGGTAGGTGTTTCAAAAAAAGCGGATTTCCATAAGGGACTGGTAACAGTCTCCCCACATACCCATATTGATGATACCCCCAAAACCGATCTCATCATTATTCCTTCCCTGATCCGGGATTATCAAAAAGCCATGAAGGGCACCCAATTGCTGAGCGATTGGGTGAGTAAGCAATACAGGAACGGTGCCGAGATCGCCAGCATGTGCAGCGGGGCCTATATGCTGGCGGCAGCAGGCCTGCTGAATGGGAAGAAATGCTCTACACACTGGTGTTATGCGGATAACTTCAGGTCCCTCTTCCCCCAGGTGAACCTGCAGCCTGAAAAATTGATCACCGATGAAAATGGGATCTACACAAACGGTGGTGGGTATTCTTTCCTGAACCTGGTGATCTATTTGATTGAGAAATACTATGACCGGCCAACAGCCATTTATTGCTCCAAATTATTCCAGGTGGAGATAGACAGACAAAGCCAGTCGCCCTTCATCATTTTTAGCGCACAGAAGTCACACGGCGATGAAATAGTAATGAAAGCACAGGAGTACATTGAAAGCAGGCTCGATGAAAAGATCACCATTGAAGACCTGTCTTCTAAGTTTGCTGTTGGCAGGCGCAATTTCGACAGAAGGTTTATCAAGGCAACTGGCAATACGCCTACAGAATATGCCCAACGGGTGAAGATCGAAAGCGCCAAGAGAACACTGGAAACCACCCGGAAAACCATCAATGAAGTAATGTATGAAGTAGGCTATTCCGATGTGAAAGCCTTCCGGGAAGTATTCAGAAAGATCACCGGTATATCGCCGCTGGAGTATAAAAACAAATACAACAAAGAGGCGGTAGTCTAA
- a CDS encoding LytR/AlgR family response regulator transcription factor → MKIVIIEDELKAAKSLATLITKLRPAATIAAQLQSIESAVEYFTHQAQPDLIFMDIQLSDGLSFDIFKTVNIQCPVVFCTAYGEYAMEAIKANGIDYLLKPFSQDDLEAAFEKVENFKNFFQQNPQPDLDGLLKKVGLDEGKKSFLVFKNHKYTTVPTDQIAFIYIRYETATIMTFQGEEYPLDQSLDQVQALLATKQWYRLNRQYLINFTAVKEVEHYFARKLLVKLVVPSPEKLLIGKEKSSNFLQWLENR, encoded by the coding sequence ATGAAAATAGTCATCATTGAGGACGAGTTGAAAGCAGCCAAATCACTGGCAACCCTTATCACCAAATTAAGACCAGCTGCTACCATCGCTGCACAATTGCAAAGCATTGAAAGTGCGGTGGAGTATTTCACTCATCAGGCGCAGCCCGACCTTATCTTTATGGATATCCAGCTTTCTGATGGCCTTAGCTTTGACATATTCAAGACGGTAAACATTCAGTGCCCGGTGGTATTTTGTACGGCATATGGTGAATACGCCATGGAAGCGATCAAAGCCAATGGCATTGATTATTTGCTCAAGCCTTTTTCGCAGGACGACCTGGAAGCTGCCTTTGAAAAGGTGGAAAACTTCAAGAACTTCTTCCAGCAAAATCCCCAGCCCGACCTCGATGGCCTCTTAAAAAAAGTGGGCCTCGATGAAGGAAAGAAAAGCTTCCTCGTTTTTAAAAACCATAAATACACCACGGTTCCCACGGATCAGATAGCCTTTATCTATATCAGGTATGAGACAGCCACCATCATGACCTTCCAGGGAGAGGAATACCCCCTTGATCAATCCCTCGACCAGGTGCAGGCATTGCTGGCCACCAAACAATGGTACAGGCTCAACAGGCAATACCTCATCAACTTTACGGCAGTAAAGGAAGTAGAGCACTATTTTGCCCGGAAACTATTGGTGAAACTTGTGGTGCCCAGTCCGGAGAAACTGTTGATTGGCAAGGAAAAGAGCAGCAACTTCTTGCAATGGCTGGAAAACAGGTAA
- a CDS encoding SnoaL-like domain-containing protein translates to MTTTQKKVLTTQEVATRFNELAQQEKWFEIQEEFFADNVKSIDPPQSPYFGYAEGKADVRKKGEDFVARIEAAHRMYTSEPIVTGNHFAVAREKDLTVQGYGRIQINEIMLYEVKDGQIVSEQFFY, encoded by the coding sequence ATGACAACAACACAAAAAAAGGTGCTTACAACTCAGGAAGTTGCAACACGCTTCAACGAACTTGCACAACAAGAAAAGTGGTTTGAGATACAGGAAGAGTTTTTTGCGGATAATGTAAAAAGTATTGATCCGCCCCAATCACCTTATTTTGGATATGCAGAAGGCAAAGCGGATGTTCGCAAAAAAGGAGAAGATTTTGTAGCCCGGATTGAGGCCGCTCACAGAATGTATACGAGCGAACCCATTGTTACCGGCAATCACTTTGCCGTGGCGAGAGAGAAGGATCTTACTGTACAAGGCTATGGAAGAATACAAATTAATGAGATTATGTTGTATGAAGTAAAAGACGGTCAGATCGTGTCGGAACAATTCTTTTATTAA